In Drosophila willistoni isolate 14030-0811.24 chromosome XR unlocalized genomic scaffold, UCI_dwil_1.1 Seg8, whole genome shotgun sequence, a single genomic region encodes these proteins:
- the LOC6645876 gene encoding protein sprouty, translating to MDRRNGGDPLAPPRPPKLLPRVHRPRAPEPTLSGEQQQQQLAQIQINNNPQQQQQQQQQQQQQQQQLSITNTTPAAATAATTTTTTANNNTISIIPASADFDDYQIHHLTFLPQRPSSLSRNSSNASSSTATANSSSAGSGIGGIGGIGSGTGSSFTRRRPPAPTPLLDNHHQSSINNNNINNNFLSHFQSADPVSTLGQPPASPVTLAQPRPESERLTNEYVDTPLQHATRSQHPAGQQDNGQTTTHHLLLLPQRQQHQHQHQHQHQHQHQHQHQHQHQHHHHQSTQSHVRLATTTTTATSAAAAGTTLATTPTLGQDHTDGLLHSHTHTPHLNGHGKASTTPASKLPPAPPRTIAHGGGGGGISGLGLGLGLVTTTTTTSQPITQPITKQPTPASQISKEHMHALEELLQQPLAGSQLGQLGGGGIGGGGGLGGISGPIVLGGDPSLLNPIVCPRCGRCRCEQCQSPRPLPQTWVCNKTCLCSAESIIDYASCLCCAKALFYHCARDNDMDCDDGTGTPCVDNPCSCGPYKRTQRWGWLGALSIVLPCLWFYWPMRGCMKLCEKCYGRFAGRGCRCQSGAGGIGSTSSMLPIVPLGVNGANGATVINGAISGINGSQNGGGVTLSQSNGKAMDHGCSAASRILRKGDLTPEKRLLDSSPDY from the coding sequence ATGGATCGCAGAAATGGCGGCGATCCCTTGGCGCCACCCCGGCCCCCTAAGCTATTACCGCGCGTGCATCGACCAAGGGCGCCGGAGCCGACGTTAAGTGgggagcaacagcaacagcaactagCACAGATACAGATTAACAATAAtccgcaacaacaacaacaacagcagcagcagcagcagcaacaacaacagcaacttaGTATTACCAACAcgacaccagcagcagcaacagccgcaacgacgacgacgacgacggcgaatAATAATACGATATCAATCATACCCGCATCGGCCGATTTTGACGATTATCAAATCCATCATTTGACATTTCTGCCTCAGCGACCAAGCAGTTTGAGTCGCAATAGCAGTAACGCTTCCTCATCGACAGCCACGGCGAATAGTAGTTCAGCTGGTTCTGGTATTGGTGGTATCGGTGGCATTGGTTCTGGAACGGGATCAAGTTTTACACGTCGCCGACCGCCAGCGCCGACACCATTGTTGGATAATCATCATCAAAGCagcataaataataataatataaacaacaacttCCTTAGTCATTTCCAAAGCGCTGATCCAGTGTCAACACTGGGACAGCCGCCCGCCTCACCAGTCACACTGGCTCAACCGCGACCCGAATCCGAAAGGCTAACCAATGAGTATGTGGACACGCCGCTACAACATGCGACGCGTTCCCAGCACCCGGCCGGCCAGCAGGATAATGGTCAAACAACGACGCATCATCTATTGCTCCTGCCACAGCGacaacagcatcagcatcagcatcagcaccAGCATCAACACCAGCATCAGCACCAGCatcaacaccaacaccaacatcatcatcatcaatccACGCAATCCCATGTCCGACTGGCAACGACGACCACGACGGCAACgtcagcagcagctgctggaACGACGCTGGCGACGACGCCGACGCTTGGTCAGGATCATACCGATGGCTTATTACATTCGCACACCCATACGCCTCATCTAAATGGTCATGGCAAAGCCTCAACAACACCTGCCTCAAAGCTACCACCGGCTCCACCAAGAACTATTGCCCAtggaggtggaggtggaggcATAAGCGGATTaggtttgggtttgggtttagttacaacaacaacaacaacatcacaACCCATCACACAACCCATTACCAAACAACCCACACCCGCCTCGCAGATAAGCAAAGAGCATATGCATGCTCTGGAGGAGCTACTGCAACAGCCATTGGCAGGCAGTCAGCTGGGTCAACTAGGTGGCGGAGGCatcggcggcggcggcggcttAGGCGGCATTAGTGGACCCATTGTCTTGGGTGGCGATCCCTCGCTCCTGAATCCGATTGTATGTCCACGCTGCGGACGCTGTCGCTGCGAGCAGTGCCAAAGTCCTCGGCCCCTACCCCAGACCTGGGTATGCAACAAGACCTGTCTCTGCAGTGCCGAATCCATTATCGACTACGCCTCGTGTCTGTGCTGTGCCAAGGCTTTGTTCTATCACTGTGCCCGGGACAATGACATGGACTGCGACGATGGCACCGGCACACCGTGTGTGGACAATCCCTGCTCGTGCGGTCCCTACAAGCGGACACAGCGCTGGGGCTGGCTGGGCGCCTTGTCCATTGTGTTGCCCTGCCTGTGGTTCTATTGGCCGATGCGGGGATGCATGAAACTCTGCGAGAAATGCTACGGCCGATTCGCTGGACGAGGTTGCCGCTGCCAGAGCGGTGCCGGTGGCATTGGTTCCACCAGCAGCATGCTCCCCATTGTCCCGCTAGGCGTCAATGGGGCCAATGGGGCAACGGTCATCAATGGTGCCATTAGTGGCATCAATGGCAGCCAGAATGGTGGAGGCGTCACCCTTAGTCAGAGCAATGGCAAGGCCATGGATCATGGCTGCAGTGCGGCCAGCCGTATCCTACGCAAAGGTGATCTGACTCCCGAGAAGCGACTCCTAGACTCCAGTCCGGATTATTAA